TTTTTATTCTTCCAAATTttcatctctgaatttcttttcAACGACCTTGTTGGTGCACCATTAACCGGTAATCATAATCATATAACACAAATGACGGTAAGGGCAAAATCCGATGTAAGGTTTTCTTACATCCAACGATCGTGTATTATATCGGtttttaatatttgtttattttaaaattatcatatCTACTTTTGTAGCATATTGAAGTCAAGGGTTTTTAAGAGTATGTTTTGGCATTGGGTTTTAATCATTTCCAAgcccattttataattttattgggGCATCAAATTAAATGAAAGAGCCCTTTATTTGACCACATCCAATAATATTGGCACGTCCTGAAGCCAGAGTCAGCATATTTGAGTTTCGCTCAGTTTTTATTGAAAACCCTAGACCTCCCAACGAAGTAGCAGAGCCGCAGTTTCTCTGTTAAATATCCGGTAAGTTCTAGATCTCCATTCACTCTTGGAACCGTTTTGGTTCATTATGGTCATTGGTTCGCGCCATATTCATGGCAGTTTCTCAAGTTCTTTAGTTCATCTGTGTTGTTCGCTTTGTTGTGGTTTGTTTTCTTTAGCGTAGTGGTTTGATCGTGTTGTTGATAGGTCCGAAGCCGAAATCATCTGTTTGATTTGTAGAACTATCTTAATTGTTGTTTTAGATTGGCTATTGGTGGATCCATTCTTGATTGCTTATTTTCACGATGTTGTGTATCGAATCCTTTATTAACTCATCTTTTGTTTCTCTTGTTTGTTTTGGCTATAGTTTTCATAAACAGTAGTTCATAATCtgatttcattttaatttcagaAACAAGAAATGGCTGTCACATTCAACGATCTGGGTTCTGCTGCTGGCTTGAAGAAGCTGGATGAGTATCTCCTTACACGCAGTTACATCTCTGGgtaatttttcaaaaaccatACTTTAATGAAATGTTCTATAGCTGTTAGGTTCTATCTTGTTTGGCTTAGGATTTTTGTTTATATGTTTGTTTTTGTAGATACCAAGCTTCAAAGGATGATATTACCGTCTACGCAGCTCTATCTGGTGCCCCATCATCTAGCTACGTCAATGTTTCTCGATGGTACAAACACATTGATGCCCTTTTGAGAATCTCGTGAGTTCTTTTTTCCATTACTCTTATGCGTAATTATAAGTTTAATAGGTGGGATTTGGATGGTTAATAGAAATGTAATGTTTGATTTAGAGGTGTTTCTGAAGAAGGCTGTGGTGTGACTGTAGAGGGATTTGCTCCCGCCGAGGCTGTTGCCACTCCTCCAGCTGCAGATTGCAAGGCAAGTTAATCTGGGTGCTTATATGTTCTAATTTAGTAAAACAAGTGATTTGGTTATTTGCCGATTCATAAGTTGCTTGAATATATTGTGCAATGCAGGCTGCAGCTGCTGAGGAAGACGACGACGATGATGTAGATCTGTTCGGTGAAGAGACTGAGGAGGAAAAGAAGGCAGCTGAAGAACGTGCAGCTGCTGTTAAGGCCTCTGGCAAGAAGAAAGAATGTGAGTCCTTTAACAAAAAGACTAATGCttgtaaacttttttttttggttctaaGTTGACTGTTTTAACTTGGGATTTTATTCTTTGGTCTCAGCTGGCAAGTCCTCTGTCTTGTTGGATATTAAACCATGGGACGATGAGACTGACATGAAGAAACTCGAAGAAGCAGTAAGAAGTGTTCAGATGGAAGGACTGCTTTGGGGAGCATGTGAGTGGTTAAACTAATATTGTTTATATTGTATGCGATTTTATCCATCTAATGTTAGATTCTGAAAGATGGGCCAGAAATTTATTTTTAGCTTTTTGAAATTGAATTGGTTAGAAGTGTATTTCATCTGACTTAGGATTTCTTTTCATGTTGCAGCTAAGCTTGTGCCCGTTGGTTATGGAATTAAGAAATTGCAAATTATGATGACCATTGTGGATGATTTGGTGTCAGTTGACACTCTCATCGAGGAACATCTGACGGCTGAACCGATCAATGAGTATGTTCAGAGTTGTGACATTGTTGCATTCAACAAAATATGTAAGTATTTCAGATTCTGAAATCGATTTCGTTTTTGTTTCATTCAATACTTTTGTGCTTGAAGGACAGATATATGGAACAAATTTTTGTATATTACATTTGGAACTTTCATCTGACCTTATtacttatagtttttttttttttttctcttcttccaGAATTTGCTATCTGGGATGCCTGCAATAGGAGTTTCTTGGAGAGGCCTTCAAAGTTATGTTtgagattttcatgttttttgtTTTGCTAGAACTTAATTTAAGTTGTCGTTATTCTTGTGTTGGACAATGGATCGTTTATCATGGATTTGGAGCATTAAACACCTgatggtttttttaaaaaaaaagagatctAGTTTGTGATATTTGTTTGTTTGTGAGGGATTAAGTTTCTAAAATTGGATCGATTTTAGGTAGGTAGACTGTATATTGTTAATACGAGAGGTTAAAGCTTGATTCAAGTACGATTTGGTTGAGGAAAACTTAAGAGAATCCCGGTTGCCTTGAATTGAGGCTAGAAGGATAGGAGGAAATGGGAAATAGGAAGTAGTAAAGTGGgaagttaataatttaagtattttTGTTAGAAAAGAAAAGTGTGGTAGAAAAGGAAATCAAGAGATAATAATATTTCATCTATCTTAGTGATATATGATGATAAATTATTTCTAGTTTTCTAGAAATAAAATTAGTTcaaaaattatatatgtatatatttgaagACATTCTTATTCTTCAAATCTGTCAGTAATGAATGGTCTGAAAATTATTATTGTTTAGTTCAATATGGCAAGACATTCTCACATCCTTCAttctaaattttaattatatattaaattattgatattatatcaattaattcttttaattattaaaattgttaatttttaatccttaaatgatatttcaaaatttatgacATGATATAAGAAAAGAAAGTTAAATGTTATCATGTAACTTTtgaaagtaaataattaaaaatatgcaATTAAAATATGTTTAATGACTAATTTGGCCATTAACATTTGCATGTATTCTTAAAATGGTTTTAATTGTATTTTGAGCATTTTTGGCCATTAgcttgttctttttttttaaatctgcTATTCTGTTTTTTTGACAGATTTAATTAAAATaccattaaaatataatatttttaatgagatataatttattacttaggtaacttaaataagataattacatatgaaaaataataaaataaataaataatgcattaaattaaaaaataactcttaatttaaagaaaataagcataattatataaaaaattaactcGGTTGAAAAACTTCGACTAAATAAATGTATGAAAGATTGAAATcttttgaaagaaaacaaatattgaaACATtgagtttattcattaaatttgttaaaaaacttattgaaaaaaaaactaaaggtTGATGgccaaaaggctcaaaaatacaATTAAGGCTATTTTGACAAAATGTGTAAATATTAgtggctaaatttatcattaaactttaaaataaagtaaaattcaaaagaaaatatGAGggtagaaattttgaaaatttcaaaacaaagtcttttataatatgtaattttgtcataaattttttaaaaatattttaaactataccacatgaattttaaaatctcacttaataaattaattttaataaatttatcaataaaataatctataacaacaataatttaaagatgtaattaaaatattatttgtgGTGTTATTTTGGTATCTCCCATCTCCACCCCTCTTAATCTCAACTCACCTAAACATCCATATATGCTCCAGAATATTAATTTCTTACGTCTTTGATCGTTCCATAGCTTTTCATTCCTATTATCACCCAAGATCACCACCTTAAAGAAAAACATTTAAGATAttctatatttatataaaatgttaattgatatcaatatttattattatctaaatattttattgagTTGGTATTATTTTTAATTGAGTCAACAgtttaattatgaaattatagaaatattttttcttttaaattataattaatattattttgatgacatctttttcttttttatatttttataccatctttaaataaaacaattaaagatCACAAATTTAAGGATTAAACACGTGTTCGATAGTACTAAAATATAAGTTCGTTACCACTCTACTTATATTTATTATtgtataaatttcaaaatattttctttcaCTCAAATAATGAGTATgacaaaatttaataatttaataatttttaaaaataatttacatattTATATCAGTTTTTAAATTTCTCATATCTACTTTTCTAGCACTAGCATATCAAAGTGAAGGGTTTTTAAGGTATGTTTTGCCATTGGGCTTTAATCATTCCCCCTTCGTTAAGCCCATTTTATAGTTTTATTTGGGgcctcaaaattaaataaaagaggcCTTTCATTTGGCCACATCCAATAATATTGGTACGTCCTGACAAAAGGGATGAAGCCAGAGTCAGACAGCAGATTTGAGTTTGGCtccgtttttttttaaaaaaaaaaaaaagggagagaaaaACAGGCGCTCCTTTAACCGATCTGCGACAGAAAGAGCATAGCAAAGAAGCTAAAGAGTGAAGCGAAGAAGACCCAAACCGGACCCCAATTACTCACCTCTTGGGCATTGTAAGAGTTTTTTGCTTTTCTCTGTTAATAATcatgtttttttttgaaaatttgtaGTTTTTTAGCAGCTTTTGTTGAGTTAAAATCATAGGAAACTTACTGCCTtgtttgtttttccttttttgtGTGTCCCACGTTGAGAATTAGTACTAGGGCTTCTGATTAATGCCCatgattttatttgttttttttttccgaGAGATTGAGCTGATTAGGGTGTTGAATTTTAAGATACCAAGGAAGAAAGCTTTTAGTTTTTGGTGCTTAACATCTTATCTTGGTGTTATTGTTGTCAAATTCAGGGCTTTGTTTGGCTACATGTTGGGTTGTTTGCTTTTTGGTAGAAAAGTGTGATTTAGGCTTTGAAGGATATTTTGGTTTCAAGTTGGTGATTTAGGATGAACAACACTAACATACCAAAGAGCTTTGGGGCTCCATCCCAGTTTGGGAATCCCGGGACGGTGCCAAAATCGCAATCTATTCCCATGAACAATCAACCACAGACACAAGGTGGGCCTCAGTTTCCGGGCCACTTCCAATTGTCTGAGCCTCAAGCACAGGTGCTTGCGCGTGCACAATATGTGCAGGCTCAGCCTCCTGCTCATTCCCAATTCCCGGCTCAGGTGCAGTCACAAAGCGGTAGTAATAGTAATGCTACAGCCACCCATTCCCCTTTGGTTTCCACCCCTGGCTCAGGAGGTGTCAAGCGGTCTTCTCAGAAGCCACCTTCGAAAAATTCTGGTTCATCTAACAGTAATATGGCTTCTCTGTTTAAAACAATGGAGTTAACCCCGGCTGCTCTTAGGAAAAAGCGGAAGCTCTCAGAGAGACAAATACCTGATAAGGTGGCTGCAATCTTACCAGAATGCGCTCTATATACTCAGTTGCTTGAATTTGAGGCTAAGGTCGATGCTGCTTTATCGAGAAAGAAGACCGACATTCAACAGTCTATTAAAAATCCTCCCTGTGTGCAGAAGACTCTTAGACTATATGTTTTCAATACTTATGCCAATCAGGGACAAACAGATTCTGACAAGAAGAGTACCGAGGCTCCATCATGGTCACTTAAGATTATTGGTAGGGTTTTGGAAGATGGGAAAGACCCTGTTCTGGCTGGAAAGGCGCAGAAATTATACCCAAAATTCTCATCTTTCTTTAAGAAAATTACAGTATATTTGGATGCAAGTCTCTATCCAGATAACCATGTGATATTGTGGGAGAGTGCTCGATCACCTGCCCTTCATGAGGGTTTTGAGTTGAAGAGGAAAGGAGACAAGGAATCAACTGTGAGAATAAGACTGGAAATGAATCATCGGCCTGAAAGATTTAAACTTTCTCCTGCTCTAGCAGAAGTCTTGGGAATTGAAGTAGATACACGCCCAAGAATCTTGGCTGCGATTTGGCATTATGTGAAGTCGAAGAAGTTGCAGAATTATGAAGACAATTCCTTCTTTTCATGCGATCCACCGCTGCAGAAGGTATTCGGGGaagaaaaaatgaaattcattatGGTTTCACAAAAGATATCACAGCATTTAACTCCTCTACCACCTATACATTTGGAGCATAGGATCAAGCTTTCAGGGAACTGTCCTGTTGGATCCACTTGTTACGATGTCCTGGTTGATGTGCCTTACCCATTAGAAACGGAGAAGTCTGCATTTTTGGCAGACATGGAAAAGAACAAAGATATTGATGCATGTGATGAAGTGATTTGTACTTCTATAAAGAAAATACACGAGCATTGTCGGAGACGAGCTTTCTTCCTTGGTTTCAGCCAGTCTCCTGCAGAGTTTATTAATGCTTTGATAGCTTCTCAAGGCAAGGATTTGAAGCTTTTTGCTGGAGAAGCTAACCATAATGCTGAAAAGGAGCGGCGATCAGAATTCTATAACCAACCATGGTAAAACCTTGTTACGGTTTTCTTTTTTCCATATCATGTTTATTCTGATGTCCATGTTTGACATAAGTATGTTAAGATTACAAGTTTATGCTGCTGTCTTATTTCTTTTTCCCGTATATGATTGGAATCTGTCCAAATACCTGTTTAATGTAGCTTGATATTGCTATTTGATTATTTGGTCCGTCTGAACAGAAGAAAAACTGGATGGATTAGTTCTTTCATTGACTGATCTATATATATTACCAACAATGATAATACATCTTTAGAAGAAATTCTTAGGATTCTGCAATCCCAGGCTATATCATTTACTATGTTGGCATCAGGTGTTAATTTCTTGCTATGAATAATTACATCGTCTTTTTGGCTTCTCTGAATAAAATTTGATAGCACTATGCCCACTATAATCTATAGAGCCTAGTTGATAACAATGCTGCTGCTTTGGTTTTACTTGAAAATTGTTGGGTTCCCACAGGGTGTTCAAATTACCCGTGGAGCTCCATTAAAATGCAACAGCTTCCTCATTGAAAACATTGTCTGACAGTCTTTTCTTGTTTATCTATTTTCTGGAATATTTAGGATTGAAGATGCTGTAATCCGTTACCTGAATCGCAAGTCTATGGGAGGGGATTCTCTTGGAAGCACTTGAGCAGGGCTCTTTTGAATTGTTGACTTTTTCATACCAATCTCGAGGCTTCTAATTTCTAACTCCTGTCCTGCATATTATTGCTTATTGGTTCGGGGAACATCAAATGCCACAAGCAAAGAACTGTCCCATTGAGCACTTTGGATCGAATGAAAATTTCCACCAAGTTATCTGAATTCACCACGGTGTTCACCACCCCTATCAGCAAACACCAGTTTGATTCACTAAACCCTCTAGAATATTTACTTTGCTATTCCGCTTTCGAGCGTTTGAGATCGATGCTTATAAAAGGACTATGCAGTTGTAATGTGAGCTGATTTGTTTGCTTTTAGGTGTAGTTCAAACAGGAGTATTGTATCCTTTTAGTTCACTAATCATTAGTTCATTAAATCTGAGAAAAGGAGAATTGTCTTGGCTTTTGATTCTTTTGGCATTTTCCTTTTCTATTGTACTCTAGGGCCTAAGCTGATGCTACTCGAATTCGGGAATGATTGTTGAATAAGAGTATGTTTAAACTGATTAAAACGACATGTATCAAATATATTTTTGGCAAGAAGCATCGTCATGTGAGGAGAGTAAGTAAAGATGACACAGCAATTTTGTTATTAGTTGAAGAGAAAAGCATTGCCTACGTTATTCTGATTTGAAAG
This window of the Gossypium arboreum isolate Shixiya-1 chromosome 12, ASM2569848v2, whole genome shotgun sequence genome carries:
- the LOC108476756 gene encoding elongation factor 1-delta-like, which encodes MAVTFNDLGSAAGLKKLDEYLLTRSYISGYQASKDDITVYAALSGAPSSSYVNVSRWYKHIDALLRISGVSEEGCGVTVEGFAPAEAVATPPAADCKAAAAEEDDDDDVDLFGEETEEEKKAAEERAAAVKASGKKKESGKSSVLLDIKPWDDETDMKKLEEAVRSVQMEGLLWGASKLVPVGYGIKKLQIMMTIVDDLVSVDTLIEEHLTAEPINEYVQSCDIVAFNKI
- the LOC108476711 gene encoding SWI/SNF complex component SNF12 homolog — its product is MNNTNIPKSFGAPSQFGNPGTVPKSQSIPMNNQPQTQGGPQFPGHFQLSEPQAQVLARAQYVQAQPPAHSQFPAQVQSQSGSNSNATATHSPLVSTPGSGGVKRSSQKPPSKNSGSSNSNMASLFKTMELTPAALRKKRKLSERQIPDKVAAILPECALYTQLLEFEAKVDAALSRKKTDIQQSIKNPPCVQKTLRLYVFNTYANQGQTDSDKKSTEAPSWSLKIIGRVLEDGKDPVLAGKAQKLYPKFSSFFKKITVYLDASLYPDNHVILWESARSPALHEGFELKRKGDKESTVRIRLEMNHRPERFKLSPALAEVLGIEVDTRPRILAAIWHYVKSKKLQNYEDNSFFSCDPPLQKVFGEEKMKFIMVSQKISQHLTPLPPIHLEHRIKLSGNCPVGSTCYDVLVDVPYPLETEKSAFLADMEKNKDIDACDEVICTSIKKIHEHCRRRAFFLGFSQSPAEFINALIASQGKDLKLFAGEANHNAEKERRSEFYNQPWIEDAVIRYLNRKSMGGDSLGST